One region of Thermus albus genomic DNA includes:
- a CDS encoding ABC transporter permease, with translation MTAYILRRILYLVPTFFGATFLAFLIIQLAPGDYLTQLELDPKVTPETIARLRSQFGLDRPVHEQYLLWMHNLLHLNLGYSFAYQAPVLDIVLPRVVNSMVIVVPSTLFLFLVAIPVGIYGALRQYSLGDRVISFLAYIGLAIPNFFLALIFMYLILQVYFRTGVMVFPVSGMTSSGFEQFDPWKKILDIAWHAVIPIIVVTTSDIAGFSRVMRGQMLEVLSQDYIRTARAKGLAERVVVYKHALRNAVIPFVANIGGILPGLISGAGLVEVVMAWPGITPLLLDSLQQQDLYMVAGFLTIGLILLMVGNLLSDLLLTWVDPRIRYE, from the coding sequence ATGACCGCATACATCCTTCGCCGAATCCTCTACCTGGTGCCCACCTTTTTTGGGGCGACCTTTTTGGCCTTCCTCATCATCCAGTTGGCCCCCGGGGACTACCTGACCCAGCTGGAGCTGGACCCCAAGGTGACCCCCGAGACCATTGCCCGCCTCAGGTCCCAGTTTGGCCTGGACCGGCCTGTCCATGAGCAGTACCTCCTTTGGATGCACAACCTTTTGCACCTCAACTTGGGCTATTCCTTCGCTTACCAGGCCCCGGTGCTGGACATCGTTTTGCCTCGGGTGGTCAACTCCATGGTTATCGTGGTGCCATCCACCCTTTTCCTATTCCTGGTGGCCATTCCCGTAGGGATCTACGGGGCCTTGCGCCAATATTCCCTGGGGGACCGGGTGATCTCCTTTCTGGCCTACATTGGCTTGGCCATCCCCAACTTTTTCCTGGCCCTTATCTTCATGTACCTGATCCTGCAGGTCTACTTCCGCACGGGGGTGATGGTCTTTCCGGTTTCGGGCATGACCAGTAGCGGCTTTGAGCAGTTTGACCCTTGGAAAAAGATCCTGGATATCGCCTGGCATGCGGTGATTCCCATCATCGTGGTAACCACCAGTGACATCGCGGGTTTTTCCCGGGTCATGCGGGGGCAGATGCTGGAGGTGCTCTCCCAGGATTACATCCGCACCGCACGGGCCAAGGGCTTGGCGGAGCGGGTCGTGGTCTACAAGCATGCCCTTAGGAACGCCGTCATTCCCTTTGTGGCCAACATAGGGGGCATTTTGCCTGGGCTGATTTCGGGGGCGGGGCTGGTGGAGGTGGTCATGGCCTGGCCTGGGATCACCCCACTCCTTCTGGACTCATTGCAGCAACAAGACCTTTACATGGTGGCCGGCTTCCTCACCATAGGTCTAATCCTCCTGATGGTGGGCAATCTGCTTTCCGACCTCCTTTTGACCTGGGTGGACCCCAGGATCCGTTACGAGTAG
- a CDS encoding ABC transporter permease — translation MRASAAKTHQSQSLTQVALRQFRKHPLAVWGLRILLVLYTFALFAGFFTPYDPNYYELYPPKGHHPPTRIHFVDPETGKLSRPFVYATKRSIDPVSLQPRYEEDPSQGKFYLRFFVRTPDQPYTILRVFRSDLRLFGVDPPGRIFLMGTDNFGRDLYSRLVYGGQVSLTIGILSALVSFVLGLVLGGIAGYFSGRPFALSLPLRAWRGRGLLLGPISWAIWGGLAFGALYLAWTYYSLTGLGVLQLLAAGVALWFAFFLLKTLPFRPLLLDPDNLIMRLVEIIAAIPTLFLLISLRAVFPTNIDPLFTFYLVVGLLGFIGWGGLARVVRGIVLSVREMDYVQAARALGASDARIIARHVLPATASYIIVSLSLTIPGFILGESGLSFLGLGVTEPYTSWGLLLQAAQQGGFASFVDRPWVLWPGFFIFVSIMAWNFVGDGLRDAFDPRRRR, via the coding sequence ATGCGGGCATCTGCTGCCAAAACCCACCAATCGCAAAGCCTCACCCAGGTGGCCTTGCGCCAGTTCCGCAAGCACCCGCTGGCGGTTTGGGGTCTCAGGATCCTTCTGGTGCTCTACACCTTTGCCCTTTTTGCCGGCTTCTTTACCCCTTACGATCCCAACTATTACGAGCTTTACCCCCCTAAGGGGCACCACCCGCCCACCCGCATCCATTTTGTGGATCCGGAGACGGGAAAGCTTAGCCGGCCCTTTGTTTACGCTACGAAGCGGAGCATTGACCCCGTTTCCTTGCAGCCGCGCTACGAGGAGGATCCTTCCCAGGGCAAGTTCTACCTGCGGTTTTTCGTGCGCACCCCCGACCAGCCCTACACCATCCTCAGGGTGTTTCGTTCCGATTTGCGCCTTTTCGGGGTGGATCCCCCAGGCCGCATCTTCTTGATGGGCACGGATAACTTTGGCCGTGACCTCTATAGCCGCCTGGTCTATGGGGGGCAGGTTTCCCTTACCATTGGCATCCTTTCCGCCCTGGTCTCCTTCGTTTTGGGGCTGGTGCTGGGAGGGATTGCCGGGTATTTCTCCGGTCGCCCCTTCGCCCTTTCCCTGCCTCTTCGGGCGTGGCGGGGACGGGGTTTGCTCTTGGGGCCCATTTCCTGGGCCATCTGGGGTGGGTTGGCCTTTGGGGCCTTGTACCTGGCTTGGACCTACTACTCCCTCACCGGCCTTGGAGTGCTTCAGTTGCTGGCGGCCGGGGTGGCTTTGTGGTTCGCCTTTTTTCTCCTCAAGACGTTGCCTTTCCGGCCCCTCCTCTTGGACCCGGATAACCTGATCATGCGCCTGGTGGAGATCATCGCCGCTATTCCCACCCTTTTCCTTCTTATCTCCTTGCGGGCGGTTTTCCCTACCAACATTGACCCGCTTTTCACCTTCTACCTGGTGGTGGGCCTATTGGGGTTCATCGGCTGGGGCGGGTTGGCCCGGGTGGTGCGGGGGATTGTGCTTTCGGTGCGGGAGATGGACTACGTGCAGGCGGCAAGGGCCTTGGGGGCTTCCGATGCTCGGATCATTGCCCGCCACGTGTTGCCGGCCACCGCCAGTTACATCATCGTGAGCCTCTCCTTGACCATCCCGGGTTTTATCCTGGGGGAAAGCGGGCTCTCCTTCTTGGGGCTAGGGGTCACGGAGCCTTACACCAGCTGGGGGCTTCTCCTGCAAGCGGCCCAACAGGGTGGTTTTGCCAGTTTTGTGGACCGCCCCTGGGTGCTTTGGCCGGGGTTTTTCATCTTTGTTTCCATCATGGCCTGGAACTTCGTGGGGGATGGTTTGCGGGATGCCTTTGACCCCAGGCGGAGGCGGTAG